Genomic DNA from Desulfuromonas versatilis:
CGACCGTGGTCAGCAGCAGGCCGCCGAGGAAGAACCCGGCCCCTTTCAGGGCGTTCTTCGAGCCGGTCAAAATCGCCACCCACTTGAACAGGGTGCTGTCGCCATCGGCAGGCACCAGCACCTTGATGGCGCTCTTGCTGCTCATCTTGGTCAGGTCCTTGGCGATCCCCGAGAGGGCCTGCAGCCCCATGACGTAGCAGACCGAAAAGAGCGGTGTCCAGTTCGGATCGAGCAGGCCCAAGGCCCCGAGTGCGATAACTTGCAACGCCAGCCCGGCGAAAAGGGTGACCTTGAGCCCCAGGTGCGAGCCGATCCATCCACCGACCAGATTGGTCACCACCCCGAAGAACTCATAGAGCAGAAACAGCAGGGCAATCTGCACCGCGGTGTAGCCGAGTTCGTGGAAGTGCAGCAGCACCAGCATGCGCAGGGCGCCGTCGGTGAGGGTGAAGCCCCAGTAGGCGCCGGTGACCAGGGTGTAGTTTTTCAGGTCGGTCATGGGTTTATTGTTTGCCCTTTTCTTTGGGGCCGCGACAGATCCGACCGATTGGTCCGATCCGACGGATCAGTCGGATCCGATGCGGCCCCTCGCCCAGCTCCTACAGCCCGTCCGCCACTTTCTTTGCCAGCTCCATCATGCGGTTGGCGTAGCCCATCTCGTTGTCGTACCAGATGAAGACCTTGAGCTGGGTGCCGTCGACGACCATGGTGCTGGGGGCGTCGACGATGGCGGATCTGGGGTCGCTCTTGAAGTCGATGGAGACCAGCGGACGCTCCTCGATGCCGAGGATCCCCTGCAGATAGGTGTCGGCCGCCTCGTGGAACAGGGCGTTGACCTCTTCGGCTGTGACTGCGCGCTGCATCTCGAACACGGCATCAGTGATCGAGCCGGTCAACAGCGGTACGCGCACGGCGTGGCCGTTGAGTTTGCCCTTGAGCTCGGGGTAGATCAGGGTGATGGCGGTAGCACTGCCGGTGGTGGTGGGGATCAGCGACATGCTTGCCGCCCTGGCCCGGCGCAGGTCCTTGTGGGGGGCGTCGATCACCACCTGGGTGTTGGTGGCGTCGTGGATGGTGGTGATCACGCCGTGCTCAATGCCGATCTTCTCGTGCAGCACCTTGACCACCGGGGCCAGGCAGTTGGTAGTACAACTGGCGGCGGTGAGCAGGTGGTGCTCGGCCGGATTGTAGAGGTGGTCGTTGACCCCCATGACGATGTTCAGCGCCCCCTGCTTGACGGGTGCGGCGACGATCACCTTTTTCACCCCGCGATCGTAATAGGGCTGCAGCAGCTCGGTGGTGCGGAATTTCCCGGAGGCTTCGATGACGATGTCGATCCCCAGTTCGTTCCAGGGAACTTCGCCGGGCGTTTTGTATTCACTGAAGCCGATTCGCTTGCCATCGATGAACACCGATCGGTCATCGTGTTCGATTCTTCGATTCCAACGTCCGTGCACCGAGTCGAATTCCAGCAAATGGGCGGCGCACTCGGCTCCCCCCTTAATCTCGTTGATATGGACGATCTCAAACTCCGGCCAGTCCCAGGCGGCGCGCAGCGCAAGCCGTCCCATGCGTCCGAAGCCGTTGATGCCGATGCGGATGCTCATGATTCACTCCTTGGTTTTCAATGCCTTGACAGAGACTCGTCCGATTGGGGAGCATTTTTTCAAACCGCCCCAGGATTGCAGCCACATCAGGACTGGGCGGACAGAGGACAGGTATTTTTCCCTTCACTTCGTTGTTCTAATCAGTCTATAGTATCCGCATTAGCGGATAATTAGGCTGAAAAAAAATCAGCGGCAGGCCGCAGTGCCTTTCTGGTTAATCAGTTGTTCCAGTGCCAAAGCGTCTTGGCGCGCCAGGGGCAGCTCGCTGAGGCGATGTTGCAGAAGCTCCAGCAGATCCTTGTGCAGGGGGCCTGCGGGCTGAGCGAACCGGTAATACATCCACACCCCCTGACGGCGGTCGCTGACCAAGCCGGCGTTGCGCAGGTAGGCCAGATGTCTGGACACGGTGGACTGGGGCAATTCGAGGATGCTCACCAGGTCGCAGACACAGAGTTCACCCGCGCTCAAAAGAGCAAGGATCCTCAACCGGGTTTCGTCGGAAAGTGCCTTGAACAAATGTGCCGTCTTCTTCATGGGGAAAGAATATCCGGATAGGCGGATAAGGTCAAGCCATTAAATGCAAGAACACTCAGATCCGAAGGGCAATGCATGAAAAGATCTCTTCTGGTTTTTCTGATCGCAGTTCTTCTTCTCCCGGCAACCGCTTTGCCCGGCCGGGCTACTGAGAAGGTGGAAAAGCCCGTCGTTCATTTCGGCGTCATCCCCCGTTACAACCCCATGGTCATGTACCGCAACTATCAGCCGATCATGGACTATCTTTCGGAGCATACGCCGTTTCGTTTTGAATTGAAGCTCTCCCGCAGCTATGCCGATGCGATCCGCATGCTGCGGGAAGGCCAAACCCAGGTGGCCTCGCTGGGCGATGTCACCTTCGCCGAGGCGTTTCGCGAATTCGGCGTCATTCCTCTGGTCAAACCCCTGAACAACCTGGGAGAGGCCTTTTACCAGAGCATCATCATTGTGCGCCAGGACAGCCCGATCCAAACGCTGGAAGACCTCAAAGGGCACACCTTCGCCTTCGGCAACATCCACTCCACCTCGGGAAACCTCATTCCCCGCCATTATCTTTTCCGCCGCGGGATCTCGCTTTTCGATCTGGAATCCTTCGAGAACCTGGATACCCACGACAAGGTGGTCAAGGCCGTACTTAAAGGGAAGGTGGCCGCCGGTGCGGTCAAGGATGTGGTGGCTTACCAGTACCAGTTCCATGGTTTGCGGTTTCTGGCCAACATCGGCCCTATTCCGAGCGTTCCCATTGTGGTCCGGCATGACACGCCTCCGGCCGTGGTCGAGGCATTGAGGACAGCCCTGCTGGCGATCAACCGGAAGAGTCCCGAGCAGATCAAAGAGATGCGGGGATGGGATCCCGAGTTCCGCAACGGGTTTACCGAGGCCCAAACCAGCGATTACCGGATCATCTTTGAAATGCTTGACAGCATCGACGAAGGGTGCGGAGCCAGATGCCATTGAAACCCTCTTTTTTCTGGGGGCTTCGGGCCCGCTTCATGCTTCTGGCGGTGGCTCTGACCTGCCTGTTTTCCTCGGCCTGGGGGATCTGGACATGGCAGCGGGAAAAGGCACAGTTGCGGCAGAACCTATCCAGTCAGGGGGTTCTGCTGGTTTCCTCCATGGCCATTCCCATCATCAACGCCCTGCTTTATGAAGAACTGGGGATCGTTGAAGAAGGGGGCCTGCTCGACAATTTCGTCACCGATATCATGGCCAATGACCAGCTGTGTCCGCTCTACGCCATGGTTCTGGATCAGGACGGCAGGGTGCTGGCCCACAATCGTCTCTCCGAATACGGCTCGCTTTACCAGGACCCCCTGACCCGTTCCGCCTTGTCGGCGGCAGGGGTCGTGGAGGGGGAGACGTTGGTCGATAACCAGCCGGCCATCGATTTTGCCGCCCCCTTGGCGATTGGAACGAAGCGCTGGGGGTGTCTGCGGGTCGGCGTTTCCCTGGCCCCCCTCGAAGCGACCATGGCCAGCCTGAAGAAGGGCCTCCTCGGGTTTGCCGGCGTTTTTTCGGCCATGGCTCTGCTGCTCTTCTACCTGGTGGCTCGAAGACTGTCGGCGCCCCTGGTCGTGCTTTCCCGGCAAATGGAGGCGGTGCAGGAAGGTCTACGCCCTACTGCACCTTCCGCCATTCGCAGTGATGAAATCGGGCAGTTGCAGAGCAGCTTCTTCCGCATGGTGGATCGGCTCCAGAAAAGCGAGAGGGAGCGGCAGATTTCGCAGCAACGGATGCTGGAAAACGAAAAACTTGCCACGATCGGCATGATCGTTTCGGGTGTCGCGCACGAGGTCAACAATCCCCTGGCCGGCATTCTAGGGGCGCTCTATCACTTGGAACGCAAGGGGGGAGCGGAGTCCGGCAAGTATGTCTCCCTGATTTCCGGAGAAGTCGAGCGGATAAGGAGGATTGTCGGCCAATTGCTGGATCTGTCGCGCTCTGGGGCTGTAGAATCGAGGGAGATGAAAAGTCAGGCTTTTTTCGCCGGCATTTCCCTGCTGGCGAAGATGGCCTTAAAGGGGCGCAAGGTTCGCCTGGAGTGCAAGGACCTTTGCACGCCCAAAGCCCTGTGGGTCGATGCCGACAAGGTCAATCAGGTGGTTCTGAACCTGGTGCTGAATGCGGCCGACGCTTCTCCTGAAAATGGCCTGATCACGCTGCAGGCCTACGATTTTGATGACAATTACTGCATCCGGGTGGACGATTCGGGCCCCGGCGTCCCCCCTCACCTTCGAAAACGCATCTTTGAGCCGTTTTTCACCACCAAGGAGCCGGGGCGTGGCTCCGGCCTCGGTCTGGCTATCTGTCGCAACATCGCCGAGCGGCATGGGGGGAGTCTGGAACTGGATTCGAGCCGGAACAAGGGGAGTGGTATTATTTTCCGAATTCCCATAGCCAAACCGAAAAACCGAAAAGGGGCGACGAAATGAGTCACCGCGTA
This window encodes:
- a CDS encoding ArsJ-associated glyceraldehyde-3-phosphate dehydrogenase — protein: MSIRIGINGFGRMGRLALRAAWDWPEFEIVHINEIKGGAECAAHLLEFDSVHGRWNRRIEHDDRSVFIDGKRIGFSEYKTPGEVPWNELGIDIVIEASGKFRTTELLQPYYDRGVKKVIVAAPVKQGALNIVMGVNDHLYNPAEHHLLTAASCTTNCLAPVVKVLHEKIGIEHGVITTIHDATNTQVVIDAPHKDLRRARAASMSLIPTTTGSATAITLIYPELKGKLNGHAVRVPLLTGSITDAVFEMQRAVTAEEVNALFHEAADTYLQGILGIEERPLVSIDFKSDPRSAIVDAPSTMVVDGTQLKVFIWYDNEMGYANRMMELAKKVADGL
- a CDS encoding ArsR/SmtB family transcription factor → MKKTAHLFKALSDETRLRILALLSAGELCVCDLVSILELPQSTVSRHLAYLRNAGLVSDRRQGVWMYYRFAQPAGPLHKDLLELLQHRLSELPLARQDALALEQLINQKGTAACR
- the phnD gene encoding phosphate/phosphite/phosphonate ABC transporter substrate-binding protein; protein product: MKRSLLVFLIAVLLLPATALPGRATEKVEKPVVHFGVIPRYNPMVMYRNYQPIMDYLSEHTPFRFELKLSRSYADAIRMLREGQTQVASLGDVTFAEAFREFGVIPLVKPLNNLGEAFYQSIIIVRQDSPIQTLEDLKGHTFAFGNIHSTSGNLIPRHYLFRRGISLFDLESFENLDTHDKVVKAVLKGKVAAGAVKDVVAYQYQFHGLRFLANIGPIPSVPIVVRHDTPPAVVEALRTALLAINRKSPEQIKEMRGWDPEFRNGFTEAQTSDYRIIFEMLDSIDEGCGARCH
- a CDS encoding sensor histidine kinase; translation: MPLKPSFFWGLRARFMLLAVALTCLFSSAWGIWTWQREKAQLRQNLSSQGVLLVSSMAIPIINALLYEELGIVEEGGLLDNFVTDIMANDQLCPLYAMVLDQDGRVLAHNRLSEYGSLYQDPLTRSALSAAGVVEGETLVDNQPAIDFAAPLAIGTKRWGCLRVGVSLAPLEATMASLKKGLLGFAGVFSAMALLLFYLVARRLSAPLVVLSRQMEAVQEGLRPTAPSAIRSDEIGQLQSSFFRMVDRLQKSERERQISQQRMLENEKLATIGMIVSGVAHEVNNPLAGILGALYHLERKGGAESGKYVSLISGEVERIRRIVGQLLDLSRSGAVESREMKSQAFFAGISLLAKMALKGRKVRLECKDLCTPKALWVDADKVNQVVLNLVLNAADASPENGLITLQAYDFDDNYCIRVDDSGPGVPPHLRKRIFEPFFTTKEPGRGSGLGLAICRNIAERHGGSLELDSSRNKGSGIIFRIPIAKPKNRKGATK